A genomic window from Xenorhabdus cabanillasii includes:
- the tnpA gene encoding IS66 family insertion sequence element accessory protein TnpA, translating into MSQSWFTQAEWRDLFEQQKKSELTVRQFCQKIGISTTRFYHHRQRGSRPQEKPSGSAAPSAFIKISAAQEKSASFSMPPILFETPYGTLRFPAGTETHVIIAIIRGLAA; encoded by the coding sequence ATGAGCCAATCCTGGTTTACTCAAGCTGAGTGGCGGGACCTGTTTGAACAGCAGAAAAAATCCGAACTGACTGTTCGCCAGTTTTGCCAAAAGATCGGTATCTCAACAACCCGGTTCTATCACCACCGCCAACGTGGCTCCCGTCCACAGGAAAAGCCCTCTGGGTCGGCTGCCCCGTCTGCTTTTATTAAAATCAGTGCCGCTCAGGAAAAATCCGCCTCATTCAGCATGCCCCCTATTTTATTTGAAACACCGTATGGCACACTGCGTTTCCCTGCCGGTACAGAGACCCACGTCATCATTGCGATTATCCGGGGGCTCGCCGCATGA
- the tnpB gene encoding IS66 family insertion sequence element accessory protein TnpB (TnpB, as the term is used for proteins encoded by IS66 family insertion elements, is considered an accessory protein, since TnpC, encoded by a neighboring gene, is a DDE family transposase.), protein MPPVYRLPKIHQRAGGLGGLEMPLSSTQTALFLFCNKKRDKLKILYWDKTGFALWYKRLENAKFKWPAAVNSPSLSLTEQQLHRLYQVMMSSAISPSPYRIAMSSDPLMIIKPTGIN, encoded by the coding sequence GTGCCGCCCGTTTATCGACTGCCGAAAATCCATCAACGGGCTGGCGGTCTGGGTGGGCTGGAAATGCCACTGTCGTCGACGCAAACCGCGTTATTCCTCTTTTGCAACAAGAAGCGGGATAAACTCAAAATCCTGTACTGGGATAAAACCGGGTTTGCCCTCTGGTACAAGCGGCTGGAAAACGCAAAATTCAAATGGCCTGCCGCCGTCAACAGCCCCTCCCTGAGCCTGACGGAGCAACAGCTGCATAGGCTGTATCAGGTTATGATGTCATCGGCCATCAGCCCTTCGCCGTACAGGATTGCCATGTCATCTGATCCCTTGATGATCATCAAACCAACAGGCATTAATTAA
- a CDS encoding transposase, giving the protein MKIDINALPNDPTELKRLLIKQSQRLAFLEEQFRLAQQKRFGASSEAFPGQGELFNEAEEIALPAETATAQETLTSPRRKPIRQPLPKDLPRETVFHDIADEEKQCATSPARIGA; this is encoded by the coding sequence ATGAAAATCGATATCAATGCCCTGCCCAATGACCCCACTGAACTGAAACGGCTGCTGATTAAGCAGTCGCAGCGGCTGGCCTTTTTAGAAGAACAGTTTCGCTTAGCGCAGCAAAAACGGTTTGGGGCCTCTTCGGAAGCATTCCCCGGGCAAGGGGAGTTGTTTAACGAAGCGGAAGAAATTGCGCTGCCGGCTGAAACCGCCACCGCACAGGAAACCCTCACGTCTCCCCGCCGTAAGCCGATACGCCAACCCCTGCCCAAAGATTTACCGCGTGAAACCGTGTTCCACGATATCGCCGATGAGGAAAAACAGTGTGCCACATCACCCGCTCGGATCGGGGCTTAA
- a CDS encoding immunity protein YezG family protein → MSLDDKIYAKIGQLLYNTAPDDAKKIIMDAQLSLDGNCCQFKYDYINNNHDKHWFLPEDGLIDHQLRELLVSLRQFFVDNIHSEQPPHWSGCIVTVDVEKMKLNVDFKYED, encoded by the coding sequence ATGAGTTTAGACGATAAGATATATGCCAAAATTGGTCAGCTCCTGTACAATACAGCGCCGGATGATGCAAAAAAAATCATTATGGACGCGCAATTATCCTTAGATGGTAATTGCTGCCAATTTAAATATGATTACATCAATAATAACCATGATAAACATTGGTTTTTACCCGAGGATGGACTCATAGATCATCAATTAAGAGAGCTATTAGTTTCACTCAGGCAATTTTTTGTAGACAACATCCATTCGGAACAACCACCGCATTGGTCAGGCTGTATAGTGACCGTGGATGTGGAAAAAATGAAGCTCAATGTTGACTTCAAATACGAAGACTAA
- a CDS encoding DUF4279 domain-containing protein → MSRITSRRTPISPNYPSCDECYAKLLIYPGNIHPDEVSSLLLLEPTKKNIVGTRIVNRLGRVKEIKISGWFLSSENYVNSKDLRDHLNWILDRIMPSSGGLKQLQNIDGVTMGIDCVWRSIAGHGGPTLWPEQMQAMSELGLECSFDIYFVGD, encoded by the coding sequence ATGAGCAGAATTACATCTCGAAGAACCCCAATATCCCCCAATTATCCCAGTTGCGATGAATGTTATGCTAAATTATTAATTTATCCTGGAAATATACATCCAGATGAGGTGAGTTCTTTGCTGTTATTAGAACCAACTAAAAAAAATATTGTAGGGACACGGATTGTAAATAGACTGGGGCGAGTAAAGGAAATAAAAATATCAGGTTGGTTCTTGTCCTCAGAGAATTATGTAAATTCAAAAGATCTTAGAGATCACTTGAACTGGATTTTGGATAGAATCATGCCATCTTCTGGTGGGCTTAAGCAGTTACAAAATATAGATGGAGTGACAATGGGTATCGACTGTGTCTGGCGTTCTATAGCTGGTCATGGTGGTCCAACATTGTGGCCAGAGCAGATGCAAGCAATGTCTGAATTAGGCTTAGAGTGCTCTTTTGATATCTATTTCGTGGGTGATTAA
- a CDS encoding helix-turn-helix domain-containing protein — MARTLDQMLAAEKPEVVAEAQKAATEMLLNIHLAELRDLMNLTQGEIAASLGVKQPTVSEMEKPGRDLKLSSIKRYVEASGGKLRLDVELPDGTHYGFAV, encoded by the coding sequence ATGGCAAGAACTCTTGACCAAATGCTGGCAGCAGAAAAGCCTGAGGTTGTTGCCGAAGCACAGAAAGCGGCCACTGAGATGTTGCTGAACATCCACCTGGCAGAGCTTCGTGACCTCATGAACCTCACGCAAGGAGAAATTGCTGCTTCTCTGGGTGTGAAACAGCCTACAGTCTCCGAGATGGAGAAACCTGGCCGAGATCTCAAGCTTTCGTCCATTAAGCGCTACGTTGAGGCTTCTGGTGGTAAGCTGCGACTTGATGTGGAGCTCCCGGATGGCACCCACTACGGATTTGCTGTTTAA
- a CDS encoding type II toxin-antitoxin system RelE/ParE family toxin produces the protein MWAIKTTDTFDEWFDALDDTDRANVLASMMVLRDRGPMLSRPYADTVNGSSYSNMKELRVQSKGDPLRAFFAFDPKRKGILLCAGNKTGDEKRFYEVMIPIADREFAAHLDKLKKE, from the coding sequence ATGTGGGCCATCAAGACAACCGACACCTTTGATGAGTGGTTCGATGCTCTGGATGACACTGACCGAGCTAACGTGCTGGCTTCAATGATGGTGCTTCGAGATCGAGGGCCGATGCTATCGAGGCCATACGCGGACACGGTGAACGGTTCATCCTACAGCAACATGAAAGAACTGCGGGTCCAAAGCAAAGGAGATCCTCTCAGAGCGTTCTTTGCGTTCGATCCAAAGCGTAAGGGGATTCTTCTCTGCGCCGGTAACAAGACCGGGGACGAGAAACGGTTTTATGAAGTAATGATTCCGATTGCAGACCGCGAATTTGCGGCGCACTTGGATAAATTGAAGAAGGAGTGA
- a CDS encoding transposase, whose protein sequence is MRTQPVLFYLPAYSPELNLIEIVWKQAKYHWRRFSTWTQETMENELNTLLGGYGNRFAINFS, encoded by the coding sequence ATGCGAACACAACCTGTTTTATTTTACCTTCCCGCCTACAGCCCAGAGCTGAATCTGATTGAAATCGTCTGGAAGCAGGCCAAGTACCACTGGCGACGTTTCAGCACTTGGACTCAGGAGACAATGGAGAATGAATTAAATACGTTATTGGGCGGTTATGGTAACCGATTTGCAATTAATTTCTCTTGA
- a CDS encoding IS630 family transposase produces MKSNIVLSEPERITLQQLALNHQHRDIRTRGTGLLMLDRGIKPPQIAAEIGCSVRVIYNWVHAWHDFGIAGLLGGHVGGRYPAMTPEMIATAVEAAGAESLTLARIARCVEARHGLLPCTLETLASTLKKQGLTYKRTRLSLKKKRDETEFARKFALLSKIKAGARSGHYRLVYFDEAGFAASPPVQYGWSPRGKPHETEPKKHVRRSVLGALNYTDNSLFYQTVSGSTTRADVIDFLEQVAQQGDDRLTFVVLDNAPIYHGREEEIQKRWLCEHNLFYFTFPPTAQS; encoded by the coding sequence ATGAAATCAAATATAGTCCTTTCTGAGCCTGAACGGATCACGTTACAACAACTTGCTTTGAATCATCAGCATCGGGACATCCGTACGCGAGGGACGGGTTTGCTCATGCTGGACAGAGGAATAAAACCGCCCCAGATTGCTGCTGAGATAGGATGCAGTGTCCGGGTTATCTATAATTGGGTTCACGCATGGCATGATTTCGGTATCGCGGGATTATTAGGCGGCCATGTCGGAGGACGGTATCCGGCCATGACGCCTGAAATGATTGCCACGGCGGTCGAAGCCGCCGGCGCAGAGTCCCTGACGTTGGCCCGGATAGCCCGGTGCGTTGAGGCCAGGCATGGTCTCTTGCCCTGTACGCTTGAAACGCTGGCAAGTACCCTGAAAAAGCAGGGACTCACCTATAAACGCACCCGCCTGTCGCTTAAAAAAAAACGCGACGAAACGGAATTTGCTCGCAAATTCGCCTTACTGAGTAAAATTAAGGCTGGGGCCCGGTCAGGCCACTACCGCCTGGTCTATTTTGATGAAGCCGGTTTTGCCGCGTCTCCGCCGGTGCAATACGGCTGGAGCCCACGAGGTAAACCCCATGAAACTGAACCGAAAAAGCATGTCAGACGGTCAGTTCTGGGCGCATTAAATTACACGGACAACAGTCTGTTTTACCAGACGGTGTCAGGCAGTACAACGCGGGCTGACGTGATTGATTTTTTAGAGCAGGTCGCCCAACAGGGGGACGATCGCCTGACATTTGTCGTGTTAGATAATGCGCCTATTTACCATGGGAGAGAGGAAGAAATTCAAAAGCGCTGGTTATGCGAACACAACCTGTTTTATTTTACCTTCCCGCCTACAGCCCAGAGCTGA
- a CDS encoding helix-turn-helix domain-containing protein — protein MRNVLYRPWPKGERIIANCLNVHPSEIWPSRYSSKKNRSRRDKVKG, from the coding sequence TTGAGGAATGTTTTGTATCGTCCCTGGCCAAAAGGAGAACGGATAATTGCAAACTGCCTTAATGTACACCCATCAGAAATCTGGCCAAGTCGATATTCTTCTAAAAAGAATCGCAGTCGTCGAGACAAAGTTAAGGGATAG